The proteins below come from a single Fastidiosipila sanguinis genomic window:
- a CDS encoding ABC transporter permease: MKGQVSKKPESVGIETSKLKKRNLMYFLKRDKWLYIMFLPVFIWYLIFAYIPMVGNAIAFFDYNLFSGIGKFIGLKNFRRLFADPHFGRLFYNTLMINVYGLIFGFPLPILLAIALNEIKVKAFKKSGQTISYLPYFLSSVVVMSIVKYFVSTDGPINMLRAFFGAEKINFLINPEYFKAIYISAGIWQSTGFSSIIYLASLTGIPNELYEAASIDGASKFQQMRYITLPSLRPVISIQLLLSLGSIMTVGHERIILLYNSSIYSTSDVFNSYVYRIALMANPGDYSYGQAVSIFQSVIGFILVYFANRFVRRVDGTTLW, translated from the coding sequence ATGAAAGGTCAAGTATCTAAAAAACCAGAAAGTGTTGGTATTGAGACATCTAAGTTAAAGAAACGTAACTTAATGTATTTCCTCAAAAGAGATAAATGGTTATACATAATGTTTTTACCAGTATTTATTTGGTATCTTATTTTTGCATATATACCAATGGTCGGTAATGCAATTGCGTTCTTTGATTATAATCTGTTCAGCGGTATCGGTAAATTTATCGGTCTAAAAAACTTCCGTAGATTATTTGCAGACCCACACTTTGGTAGATTGTTCTACAACACTTTAATGATTAATGTGTATGGTTTAATATTTGGTTTTCCACTACCAATTTTGTTAGCTATCGCTTTGAACGAAATCAAGGTTAAAGCATTCAAGAAATCTGGTCAGACAATAAGTTACTTGCCATATTTCTTATCATCAGTTGTTGTTATGAGTATTGTTAAATACTTCGTTTCTACAGATGGTCCTATTAATATGTTAAGAGCTTTCTTTGGTGCAGAAAAAATTAATTTCTTAATTAACCCAGAGTATTTTAAAGCTATATATATTTCAGCAGGTATCTGGCAAAGTACAGGATTTAGTTCAATTATCTATTTAGCATCCTTGACAGGAATTCCTAATGAATTATATGAAGCTGCATCTATTGATGGTGCAAGTAAATTCCAACAAATGAGATATATAACTTTACCAAGTTTACGTCCAGTTATTTCTATCCAATTGCTATTGAGTTTAGGTTCAATCATGACTGTTGGACACGAGAGAATTATCCTCTTGTACAACTCAAGTATTTATTCAACATCAGACGTTTTCAACTCCTACGTTTATAGAATTGCTTTGATGGCAAACCCTGGAGACTATAGCTATGGACAAGCAGTTTCTATTTTCCAAAGTGTAATTGGCTTCATTTTAGTTTACTTTGCGAATAGATTTGTCAGAAGAGTTGATGGAACAACATTGTGGTAG
- a CDS encoding phosphonomutase, whose protein sequence is MVKFGTGGWRALIGDEFTKFNITRLAQAMADYIWKNSKDEEQSVVIGYDRRFLSKTAAIWVLEVFAANNIKVNLINEEAPTPMTMFTIGDLGLEYGIAVTASHNAYEWNGIKFFFDGGKDATVEVTDELEKMTANIKIEDVKSMRFDEAKERGLVVIINPLNSYIDRIMSLIDVEAIKNRDLRILLDPMHGVSRIALQALLINCRCRLDAINDSHDMMFGGNMPSPSSGNLQRLKELVVKGNYDLGVATDGDADRIGLISEQGRYIHANDILVLLYYYYLEYKGERSAVVRNISTTHILDRIAKAYGQECIEVPVGFKHITKGMEDSGAIIGGESSGGLATVGHIKGKDGIYAAALIIEMLSLLNKSLTDILDEIYEKFGQLFTVERNFRVTEEHKEEIRRVLFTESKLPEFNQKIEKVSDKDGLKVYFENDGWILVRFSGTEPVIRIYSEMDSVEGASANCDIMQDFLKITSEMITD, encoded by the coding sequence ATGGTTAAATTCGGTACAGGTGGCTGGCGTGCGTTAATTGGAGATGAATTTACAAAATTTAATATCACAAGATTAGCACAAGCTATGGCCGATTATATTTGGAAAAACTCAAAAGATGAAGAGCAATCAGTCGTAATCGGTTACGACAGAAGATTTTTATCAAAAACAGCAGCGATTTGGGTTTTAGAAGTCTTTGCTGCAAACAATATTAAAGTTAATTTAATAAATGAAGAAGCTCCGACTCCGATGACTATGTTCACTATTGGTGATCTTGGCCTAGAATACGGAATTGCAGTTACAGCAAGTCATAATGCATATGAGTGGAACGGTATTAAATTCTTTTTCGACGGAGGGAAAGATGCAACAGTAGAAGTTACTGATGAACTTGAAAAAATGACTGCAAACATAAAGATTGAAGACGTTAAATCCATGAGATTTGATGAGGCTAAAGAGAGAGGCCTTGTAGTTATTATTAATCCATTAAATAGCTACATTGACAGAATAATGTCTTTAATAGATGTTGAAGCAATTAAGAATAGAGATTTAAGAATCTTATTAGATCCAATGCATGGTGTTTCCAGAATTGCACTACAAGCTTTACTAATCAACTGTAGATGCAGACTAGATGCAATTAATGATAGCCATGACATGATGTTTGGTGGAAATATGCCATCACCTTCAAGTGGTAATTTACAAAGACTAAAAGAATTAGTAGTCAAGGGTAATTATGATCTTGGTGTAGCAACAGATGGAGACGCTGATAGAATCGGCTTGATATCAGAGCAAGGAAGATATATTCATGCTAATGATATTTTAGTTTTGCTTTACTACTACTACCTAGAATATAAGGGCGAGAGATCAGCAGTTGTTAGAAATATTTCTACAACTCATATTCTGGATAGAATTGCAAAAGCATATGGACAAGAATGTATAGAAGTTCCAGTTGGTTTCAAACATATTACCAAAGGAATGGAAGATTCTGGAGCGATCATCGGTGGCGAAAGCTCAGGTGGTTTAGCTACAGTAGGGCATATTAAAGGTAAAGACGGTATTTACGCTGCAGCTTTAATAATTGAGATGTTAAGTTTATTAAATAAATCTTTAACCGATATTTTGGATGAGATTTATGAGAAATTTGGCCAATTATTTACTGTAGAAAGAAACTTCCGTGTTACTGAAGAACATAAAGAAGAAATTAGACGAGTTTTATTCACAGAATCTAAGTTGCCAGAATTTAATCAAAAGATTGAGAAAGTCTCAGATAAAGATGGTTTGAAAGTATACTTCGAAAACGATGGCTGGATACTTGTAAGGTTCTCAGGTACAGAGCCAGTAATTAGAATCTACTCGGAAATGGATTCAGTTGAAGGTGCCTCTGCAAACTGCGACATCATGCAAGACTTCTTAAAGATTACTTCTGAGATGATAACAGATTAA
- a CDS encoding uracil-xanthine permease family protein: MEKENKRIRVGQDPIWDASQISKGKQVLLGLQHLFAMFGATVLVPILTGLDISTTLFMAGAGTLLFHLATGGKVPAFLGSSFAFLGGYAILAPLGADGMPNVEGLRSANGGIFISGLLFIAIAYLIKLFGVQNIMRFFPPIVTGPIIIAIGIGLAPTAISNASSNWIIALVTMGTVIIFNIWGKGMTKVIPIMLGIIAGYICALLLKEVNFDSMKNAEAFALPFAQDRLMTIDLRGISVMIPISLATLMEHVGDISAISATTGKNYLKEPGLHRTLLGDGLATSFSTAIGGPDMTTYGENVGVMALTKVYAPSIIRLAAIFSIVLSFFPVVSGFIRTIPTAVIGGVSIILYGMIASTGVRNLVENQVDFSLSRNMIIAGVIFVSALGFGGEGLTIPMFGVDLVLPGIAIAAIIGILLNAILPGNDYVFNVDEPNEVGTGIDFSVRNRESAEDEQLVAEAIEKRELEEAQRVLDQDN, translated from the coding sequence ATGGAGAAAGAGAATAAGCGCATACGCGTTGGGCAAGATCCTATTTGGGATGCAAGTCAAATATCCAAAGGAAAACAAGTTCTTTTAGGATTACAACATTTATTTGCAATGTTTGGGGCAACAGTTTTAGTTCCGATATTGACAGGGTTAGATATTTCAACAACATTATTTATGGCAGGAGCCGGTACACTATTATTTCATTTGGCAACAGGTGGTAAGGTACCGGCTTTTTTAGGCTCTTCATTTGCATTCTTGGGTGGATACGCTATTTTAGCTCCGCTAGGTGCTGATGGTATGCCTAACGTAGAAGGCTTACGTAGCGCTAATGGTGGTATTTTCATTAGTGGACTTTTATTTATTGCAATTGCTTATTTAATTAAGCTTTTTGGAGTCCAAAACATTATGAGATTTTTCCCGCCAATTGTTACCGGACCAATTATTATTGCAATCGGAATTGGCTTAGCTCCAACCGCAATAAGTAATGCAAGTAGCAACTGGATAATAGCTCTAGTAACCATGGGAACAGTTATTATTTTCAACATTTGGGGTAAAGGTATGACCAAAGTTATTCCTATTATGCTAGGAATAATCGCAGGATATATTTGCGCTTTATTATTAAAAGAAGTGAACTTCGATAGTATGAAGAATGCTGAAGCTTTCGCTTTACCATTCGCACAAGATAGATTGATGACAATTGACTTGAGAGGAATTTCAGTTATGATTCCTATCTCCTTAGCAACATTGATGGAACACGTTGGAGATATCTCAGCAATTAGTGCTACAACAGGTAAGAACTACTTGAAAGAACCAGGTCTACATAGAACATTACTAGGAGACGGTTTGGCAACATCATTCTCTACAGCAATTGGTGGACCAGACATGACTACATATGGTGAAAACGTAGGTGTTATGGCTTTAACAAAAGTATATGCACCAAGCATCATTAGATTGGCTGCAATATTCTCAATAGTACTTTCATTCTTCCCAGTTGTAAGTGGATTTATACGTACAATTCCTACAGCAGTTATCGGTGGTGTTTCAATCATTCTTTACGGTATGATCGCAAGTACAGGTGTTAGAAACTTAGTCGAAAACCAAGTAGACTTCAGCTTAAGTAGAAACATGATTATTGCAGGTGTTATCTTTGTATCAGCTTTAGGATTCGGTGGAGAAGGCCTAACAATTCCAATGTTTGGAGTTGATCTAGTCCTACCTGGTATTGCAATAGCTGCAATTATCGGAATATTACTTAACGCAATTCTTCCAGGCAATGACTACGTATTTAACGTTGATGAGCCAAATGAAGTGGGTACAGGTATAGACTTCTCAGTTAGAAATCGTGAATCTGCAGAAGATGAGCAACTTGTTGCGGAGGCAATAGAGAAACGTGAACTAGAAGAAGCACAAAGAGTATTAGACCAAGATAATTAA
- a CDS encoding carbohydrate ABC transporter permease produces MSVEGIKTMSTLSKKKRREKYTAGEWAFIIFCYIFVLLVIAVSLYPIIYVVSASLSSVAAVQRNQVVFLPVGFTTRAYEVVVKFPNIISSFLNSVFYSVVGTAMSLAFTILAAYPLSKKYLKGRRFFNLFIVFTMWFGGGMIPFYLLMKDLKLIDTRFGILIYAVIGTFYIIILRSHFESLPESLDESAKLEGANDLQVLLKIILPLSKPVLAALALYYAVGKWNSFFWETLLLTNKAEDKMPMQVILNRIVSASQFDEAAARQLSRGEQANPQTIKFAAIVLTSLPIVIIYPFLQKYFIHGTLAGAVKG; encoded by the coding sequence ATGTCAGTAGAAGGAATTAAAACTATGAGTACACTTTCGAAGAAGAAAAGAAGAGAAAAATATACTGCAGGTGAATGGGCATTCATAATATTTTGTTACATATTTGTCCTTTTAGTAATAGCCGTATCACTTTATCCAATAATATATGTTGTATCAGCATCTCTGAGTTCAGTAGCAGCTGTACAACGAAATCAGGTAGTATTCCTACCAGTAGGATTTACAACAAGAGCTTATGAAGTCGTTGTTAAATTCCCTAATATTATTTCATCATTCCTAAACTCAGTATTTTACTCAGTAGTAGGAACAGCAATGAGTTTGGCATTTACAATATTGGCGGCCTATCCACTGTCAAAGAAATACCTTAAAGGTAGAAGATTTTTCAACCTCTTCATAGTATTTACTATGTGGTTCGGTGGTGGAATGATACCTTTCTACCTATTGATGAAAGATCTTAAATTGATCGACACTAGATTTGGTATTTTGATTTATGCAGTTATTGGTACTTTCTACATAATCATTTTGAGATCTCACTTCGAGAGCTTACCTGAATCTCTTGACGAATCTGCAAAATTAGAAGGTGCAAATGATTTACAAGTATTGCTAAAGATAATTTTACCTTTATCAAAACCAGTATTAGCAGCGTTAGCATTGTATTACGCAGTAGGAAAATGGAACTCATTCTTCTGGGAAACATTGTTGCTCACAAATAAGGCAGAGGACAAAATGCCTATGCAAGTTATCTTGAATAGAATTGTTAGTGCATCACAATTCGATGAAGCTGCTGCAAGACAGTTGTCTAGAGGTGAACAAGCGAATCCACAAACTATTAAGTTTGCAGCAATTGTTCTTACAAGTTTGCCTATCGTAATTATTTACCCATTCCTACAAAAATACTTTATTCACGGAACATTAGCAGGTGCAGTAAAAGGTTAA
- a CDS encoding GH36-type glycosyl hydrolase domain-containing protein, translating to MPNFNEKIKFFHDTYEAIKNDNLENSKPLPGKNYFLSDNSVLAIPRNEGESRFPYGRDGFNFWTYASGYMHANEGLFSPFLRAKEGQEPVIAFFAGKKNEDKYDVLPLLAVPEIETNNFGNVERFTIFDVNCTYYICRTDDFDFTIRVFVDADNKVNFTIQVDNKNSSSEEIYLAWYFNPMLNHSISDNDENRWFRQTEFEDYGDLGRFVFKVNEDLSRSKSVTNFAVLNQGISGENYSLERKIASSSRYNLVGGAHSSLYKARAFENGAYDVDETVTAFTETSAASELAFLNLEQNAKVRVDIKMDYIVHCEEDDAYKPLFKDIDIVKLEQDVEKAYHESEENDKSLLIHFDTSEIEGLDGETLTHFMKYLKKQVEFCASIKGFIQLSLGSLIGIRDVYQAIEAVLFYEPELARAKMLESLEFIDPSGRAPRQYSLPTNEGDNPIMDLRPFIDQGHWVIDTFVTYIKYTGDFSILDEELAYYEIIDERGKIVAKTDYKDSALQHMLKVMDFLISNIDPDTKCLKALFGDWNDALDGLGVSKDPNKDYGNGVSVMASLQLYKNLEEMAELLNHLGVHQEEVKLYQKTRAELKEGLLQYAVLDNGERKHIAHGWGEDREYYVAGFNDPDGVERYGLTAPAFWVISRLYEETPELRDVLVHTFEILDSKYGLKTFEPGFAPGTPGVGRIPKLPIGTAENGAVYIHGSVFGTAALFAMGESKMAWEELVKNLPFTAVHETVSHTPFVMPNSYGYNPELNIDGESMNDWQTGSSNVVLKIILYFVFGIRFEYDGIRIQTAANNPFKSLDLQMKYRGKSLNLTLTQDDSRDSRVFKLNGSEMRGNYDENYRADVLFIKAEDLENLEQIDIEVIN from the coding sequence ATGCCAAATTTTAACGAGAAAATTAAATTTTTTCATGACACATATGAAGCAATAAAGAATGATAATTTAGAAAATAGCAAACCTTTACCAGGTAAGAATTATTTCCTAAGCGATAATAGTGTGTTAGCTATTCCTAGAAATGAAGGTGAAAGCCGCTTCCCATATGGTAGAGATGGTTTCAACTTCTGGACATATGCATCAGGATATATGCATGCAAATGAAGGTTTATTCTCACCTTTCCTAAGAGCGAAAGAGGGACAAGAGCCAGTAATTGCTTTCTTTGCAGGTAAAAAGAATGAAGACAAATATGATGTTTTACCATTACTTGCTGTACCAGAGATAGAAACTAATAACTTCGGAAATGTAGAAAGATTCACTATATTCGATGTGAACTGTACATATTATATCTGTAGAACTGATGACTTTGATTTTACAATTAGAGTATTTGTTGATGCAGATAATAAAGTGAACTTTACAATCCAAGTTGATAATAAAAACTCAAGTTCTGAAGAAATATATTTGGCATGGTACTTTAACCCAATGCTAAACCACAGTATCAGCGACAATGATGAAAATAGATGGTTTAGACAAACAGAGTTCGAAGATTATGGTGACTTAGGTAGATTTGTATTTAAAGTCAATGAAGACTTAAGTAGATCAAAATCAGTAACTAACTTTGCAGTTCTAAATCAAGGTATTAGTGGTGAAAATTATAGTTTAGAAAGAAAAATAGCATCAAGCTCAAGATATAATTTGGTTGGTGGTGCACACAGTAGTCTTTACAAGGCTAGAGCCTTCGAGAATGGTGCTTATGATGTTGATGAAACAGTTACAGCATTTACTGAAACTTCAGCAGCTAGTGAACTTGCATTCCTAAACTTAGAGCAAAACGCAAAAGTAAGAGTCGATATTAAGATGGATTATATTGTGCATTGCGAAGAAGATGATGCATACAAACCATTATTTAAAGATATTGATATTGTCAAATTAGAGCAAGATGTAGAGAAGGCATACCACGAGAGTGAAGAAAATGATAAGAGCCTACTCATACATTTTGACACTAGTGAAATTGAAGGATTGGATGGTGAGACCTTAACTCACTTCATGAAGTATCTCAAAAAACAAGTTGAGTTCTGTGCAAGTATTAAAGGATTCATCCAACTCTCATTAGGTTCACTAATTGGAATCAGAGACGTATATCAAGCAATAGAAGCAGTTCTATTCTACGAACCAGAACTAGCAAGAGCTAAAATGCTTGAGTCACTTGAATTTATCGATCCTAGTGGTAGAGCACCAAGACAATATTCTCTACCAACAAATGAAGGGGATAATCCAATAATGGATTTACGTCCATTTATCGACCAAGGTCACTGGGTAATAGATACATTCGTAACTTATATTAAATACACAGGCGATTTCTCAATTCTTGATGAAGAGCTTGCGTACTACGAAATTATTGATGAAAGAGGAAAAATCGTAGCAAAAACCGATTACAAGGATTCTGCACTTCAACACATGTTGAAAGTTATGGATTTCTTAATTTCAAACATTGATCCAGATACCAAGTGTTTGAAAGCTCTCTTCGGAGACTGGAACGATGCCCTAGATGGTCTAGGTGTTTCAAAAGATCCAAACAAAGACTATGGTAACGGTGTTTCCGTAATGGCTTCATTACAACTTTACAAGAATCTAGAAGAAATGGCAGAGCTTCTAAATCACTTAGGTGTACACCAGGAGGAAGTTAAGCTTTATCAAAAAACTAGAGCAGAGTTGAAGGAAGGTCTATTGCAATACGCTGTTCTGGATAATGGCGAAAGAAAACATATCGCACATGGATGGGGAGAAGACAGAGAGTATTATGTTGCTGGATTTAATGATCCAGATGGCGTAGAAAGATATGGCCTAACAGCTCCAGCTTTCTGGGTAATTAGTCGCTTATATGAAGAAACTCCAGAGTTGAGAGATGTTTTGGTACATACTTTCGAAATATTAGACTCTAAATATGGTCTCAAGACTTTTGAGCCAGGTTTCGCTCCAGGTACTCCAGGTGTAGGTAGAATTCCTAAACTGCCAATTGGTACAGCTGAGAATGGTGCTGTTTACATTCACGGATCCGTTTTCGGAACAGCTGCACTATTTGCTATGGGCGAATCTAAGATGGCTTGGGAAGAACTAGTCAAGAATTTACCTTTTACCGCAGTTCACGAGACAGTCTCCCATACTCCTTTTGTCATGCCAAACTCATACGGTTACAACCCAGAGTTAAACATTGATGGCGAATCCATGAATGATTGGCAAACAGGTAGCTCTAACGTCGTCCTAAAAATAATTCTATACTTCGTATTCGGTATTAGATTCGAGTATGACGGAATTAGAATTCAAACAGCAGCTAATAACCCATTTAAATCTTTAGACTTACAGATGAAGTACAGAGGCAAGAGTTTAAACTTAACTTTAACCCAAGATGACTCAAGAGATTCAAGAGTCTTCAAGCTAAATGGTTCTGAAATGCGTGGAAACTATGACGAGAACTATAGAGCTGATGTACTATTTATTAAAGCTGAAGATTTAGAGAACTTAGAACAAATTGATATAGAAGTTATCAATTAG